Part of the Phocoena phocoena chromosome 8, mPhoPho1.1, whole genome shotgun sequence genome, AGTAAGGTGCACATGGTAAGGTCTAAACATTGAGCTCACTTGGTAAATCAGGAACGGGCTCAGAGGAGAATGGTTTTGTATCTCATACTAGGAGACTCTAGACATCCAAAAGAACCTAGGGTTaaccttcctttctctgtcttgttCCTGGAAATGTCCATGGGGAAACCAACTCTGCATGTCAAATAAAAtgagaacagtgtctcaaatgaGCTCACAATTTCGAAATCCTATTGAAAAGCCGCGCTACTTAGCTAGGTCCCGATTCTCTGCTGGCTGGGATTAGATTAGAGTCCTATAATAGCGGTGAAACTGGCTGGTAAATCTGCCAcagtaaattattttccattatttaacaaacattggGTGAGTGCCACCTGGTGTGCAACACATGCTGCTAAgtgtcaaagatttttttttttaccttgcccCCAGCTCAGCACCAGGACTCCTTAGAAATTCAGAGTACTTCAGGGATGAGTTCATGTCAGTCCCTCGCTATCTGGGGAGACTTtttcaagaaaagctgaaattGCTGGAGGCTATGTTGCAGGGTCTGGAGGGTACAGACCCTGTAACCTGCCTCACACCGCTAGCCCTTTGTAACCACCAAAGATTTCGGAAGGGGGACTGAATGTAGGCTTTGAAGGTAGAAGGCACACGTGGCAGCCAGGGGTAGAGGTCTGAGCCCACAAAGAGACATGGTTACAAATTCGGCTTCTAAAGTAGCCATTTCTTAACCATTTTGTCATCACCATTACACTGGTGAAAGCAATGGTTCTCTCAATAGGAAAAGGCAATTCCCCGGCACATGTACTTACAAATGATTTCAGAAGATTGATACGTCAGAAACCTCAGGTCTTGGAAGTCATGTCGGCAGAAGCGTTTTGCACCTGAGTTTTAAAGCCTCGCCTACAACAGTCTTAAGTGGCAGAGCCCAATTTACATGCCGCACAGTATCTGCTTTGCCGCGTTCGCCAATTTAGTCTTGCTGCTGAGTTCCCTAACCACGGTCTGGGTCTCAGCCCCCGATTTCTGCCTCGAGACTCCAAGATGCACTGAACCCGCGATCCGCCATCCTGAATCCTTCCCTTGCACATCTTGCCTTTCCCGGCTCCGCGCCCAAGCGCACTTGCGCGCTTCCAACCGGTTATTCCATTCCCCGGATCCCCCACCGCCCTGCCTGAGGAGAGCCAGTTTCAGATATCCAGTTCCCCTGCCCCAAGGTTTTATTCGCTTGCATCAGTGCCACCGCTGCAGTTAAGAAGCAGAAAATAGGAATAAGGGCATCTTGGAAGTTAGGTGTCCTGAGCCCGGAGACCACCAACCTGCAAGGGGAAGAGATGTGCCGCGAGGCAGCTGCCGTGTCGAACAAAACACTGAAGCTTCTTGACACTGAGGTTTGGGGCGTGGACCTGGGGCTAGGGTCACTCGTGGCCCGTTTCGGCTAGTTTCGGTTCCGCCTGAGAAAACCAGCTACCTGGGATCCGTGTTTTATTCTACCACCCCGCGATGCCGCCGCAGTGCTTGCCGCGCTGGAGGGTCTGTACAGGCTGCTTGGATCTTGCGCTATGTGCTTAGACCCAGCGATACTGCGGACAGTGAGAAGCTTCGTTTTCTGCATTCTATCTGCTGAGGACAGCAAGTCAGCACCTCAGACCTTCCTGGAAGGCTTAGAGCAGGAGCTCAGACAGAGAGATACAGAAACGTGCTGGGCAGGGTGTAGGAGAGTCGAGGTTTCTGGGTAATTGGGCTTTACAGAGCACACTTACTGAGAGTTGGTGCAGGTTTCGAGGATGCACGTCCTAATCATGGGCTCTGTGCATACTTAGGGCGGGACTGAGCGCATCACCTGGATGCCACTGAGCGCCAGTGTCATTTTGTGAGTGCCTGTGGTTTGGGAGTGGGCACATGTTTGGAGAAAGTactgagtttgtgtgtgtgtagagtaTGACTGAAGTGAGAGCGAGGATTGAACTCCGCTGGACTCTTCAGCACCATCAAGCTTGGCGGGTTTTCTAGCAGAGGACTGAACTGCGGTAGACGTGGGTGCAGGGCTGGATTCACAGGTCACTGGAACGTCTTGGCAAACAGCAGCCGGAAGCAAGGGGCAGCTGGGCAAATGGTTCGAGAAGGAGGCTGAACTTTAGGTGATGAATGGTGGGGGAGGAGGCGTGGGCCTAGAGGTCCGCTTGGAAGCTTGCACTTCCGTGCTCAGGCCCAGCAGGGCATCCAGCCCCTCCTTAACCCACATGATGGACCAACCAGCATGACTCCAGGCAGCTGCACAGGGTGCTGTCTGGGAAGATGGATTGCAATCCCACAGAATCCCCTATGAACTTCCCTGGTAAGCACTTCTGGATCCCTACCTGGGCAGATAACAGGTACACACTTAGTAATGATAACATTCCTTCAAGATGACAATAtgatccccatttcatagataagtaTACTGAGGCACTAGAAGTTACTAGCCCACGATGTTTccacctgggaaaggaaacagctgcAACAGAGCTCCAGTGTGACAAAGTTTTTGATCCTCTGTGTCTGATACCCACAAGCCCTGCCCTCCTGTGCGTGATTCCAGCTGCCTCAATCAGACCCCCTGCTTAGGCACAGAATCATCAACTCTACTGTGCATTAACCTTCGAAGCTGCACTCGCACGGAGGTCTGCGGTCAGACCTAGGGGAGACCTAGGGTTCCTTGTAATGCTGGACTCTGCCCGACAAGATCGCACAGCTGGGGATGGAGTGGGACACGTGCGTGTTCAAAACCCACGAAACCGAACAGGTGAAGTTAACCATGACATCAAACTGTCCTCAAATTCCTACTcacttttcctgtgtttttcGTTGGTCCTCACCAACCCCCCCACgtccccctcccgcccccgccgTCAATGACCTCAATGCAAATACAAGTGGGGTGGTCCTTCTGGATGCTCCAGGTTCTGGACGCAAGTGATGACACAATCCTTCTGGGGCTCAGATCCTTCCCCTCATTGGTTGCCCAGAGCTCCTGGACCACCCCAGACCCAGAGCAGTGGGAATAAGAGCAGCTGCTGGTGTTGGGAGGCATCAGACGCACTGCCCAGCTCGAGTGTCACTGCCACTTCTGCCACCGTGCCATCGCCTGAAGCCAAAGCTACTgcccctgctccctcctctgctccAAGCCACCTGGTTCCTGCTGCCAGGTAAGCCCGGAGATTCCTGCTTAGCTGggattctgtttttctctctctcccctctcttccttctctctctccattacTTTTTCTTAGCTGATCTCTTCCAGTCTCAAAGGCTCTGTCCACTTCTGTCTAGGTCATTTCACACAACCTGCATTACTCTGCAATGCATCCCAGGCGTCTTCCACAGGTAACACGGGATGGTCTCAGTTCACGCACTCCCTGCTTCACTCTCCCCGCGCTGAGGCGGGCTCCAGCTTCCTTTCCCGAAGCACATGTGCTTAGGTCAGTTTGGGATGCTGGAGCTCCCCTGGCACTGCAAGCAGATCTGGATGCAGGAACAGTTTTGTGCAGATGGTGCTCTCACGGATCACGTCTTGTGCCTAGCGGACCGCGGGAAATGCTTCAGAACCTGGGCCAGCGCAAGCGGGAGGCAAATAGGTGCAGTGACTGAGGGGCAGGCAGCCTTTAAACGCAAGCCCCCATTGCGGGTTCTGGGAACCTTTTTCCCAGTTTAAGTCCTGGGTTCCAATTTGAGACCCTTCCAGCTTGATTCTTACAGGGCACTCTTTACCAAagtgtggagcagctgagcagcAGAATGTGGTTCTTCAGTTTCTCAGGGATTCCAACCGCAGAAATTTGTCCTCGGtaatcccctcccccctccatgtATGTGCAAAAGCCCGGCACCAGGAGGACGGCTCTGGGTTGCACAGTGGGAAAAGCTGTGGTGACAGGTACTCGGACTCTGTCCTCCAGGAGTCCTGGCCAACAGGTTGTATGTGAGAGTGAGTGGAGTGATGGGGCAGGGGCTATAGACTAAGACCTCCTCACCCAGTTGTCCCACTAGGTTTCTTTGCTAAACCAAGCATGCTGCAGCCTTACTGGATCTTCCAGCAGTCCACTTGGTAGAGGAGGAAACGATCGTGAAGTGGAGTGACATGTCCAGCCTGAAGCTGGACGCCCGGGAGTtaggggcagaggcaggagcagAGCCTGGGTCTGTGGGCTCATGGAAGTTGTTATTCTGCAGGTGCTGATGTTATTCTTCCCTTGCAGAGAGTCGTCATGGTCTTCTGGAAGTTCCCCCCCTTCCTGGTCCTCAGCATCCTGGTCTTGTACCAGGCAGGCGTGCTCCACTCATCGCCATTCAGGTGAGACAGCCCTTCCAGGAGCGCTCCCACCTCCCTCTGTCCCTGGATCATAAAATTCTGTTCTCAGTTGTGCTGTGCTGAATCTGGCTCTTGGTGGGGttgtgggtggggggtggtggtggtaatgtATGAATGTAAACGTATATATAAGTTTATCATAAACTGTTTATGAGACAAAGATGTGTAGCACACAGTGTACAAACACACATAAGATATACAGTACTGGTTATTGTAAATTTCATATAACATTGCTTTTAaccaaatatttgtatttttcgcAAACCTATTTACTAATTGAACCGCAATTTGAGAAACAGATTACATCCTATCTTCTAACCTCTTTGCCAATAAATTTGTTATTTGTTATTAAATCTGATATGTTACCTATACATTTAATTTCTCACCTTCAAATTACATTAAAGTGAAGTGATTTTCAGATTCAAACTAtcattatcatttaatttttaataatggctgtatttaacACTAAGCTCATAAAATTCTTGAAAATCTCACCATCAGCTTTCACAAGCCTATATGATCCACTTGGAGCAAACCACTTCTTTTAGGTCACACCAGAGCCTAAATTCTGGTGAAGCAGAATTTTTGCATGGATACTGACCTCATGCTCTGTCCATTGAGAGCTGGGGCAGCCACATCCTCAGGGGAAGTTGCAGAAACCAGGAAACCTGGCTGCTTATCCTGGGGAGGGGGTAGTCAGGGGCTCAAAGCCTGTATTGGGCTTGCTTCCCCTCCCTAGGTTGGCTTTTGATAGTCATTTTGATCCTGCTACACTCAATGACGAGGAATTGCGCCTCCTACTGGCTGCAATGGTGAATGACTATGAGCAGATGAGGGCCCGTCAGCTGGAGAAGGCACAGAAGACAAAGGGCTCCAGGTGAgactccctgccccacccagcaCAGGGCATCCGCTCCCTCCTTCATGCCCAGGAAAGCATATCCCAGAGGCACCTTTGGGTTTTCTGACACCCCTGGATGGGGAGTCATTGTGGCATTTTCCCTAATGGCCTATGATTTTCTGCTGTGATGACCGTTTCTAGCAGAAGTACTTAAGGTTTATTGGTGCCTCTGAGAGCAGTAATTTTCCATGATGATCCTGTGGGGCAGCACCTGCACTCAAGCTCTCACTaacaggctttttctttttctccatcctgcaaatcagcatcaCTGCCCGGAAGAGAGCCTGCAACACTGCAACCTGCACGACCCATCGGCTGGCAGGCTTGCTGAGCAGATCTGGGAGCATGGTGAAGAGCAACTTGTTGCCCACCAAGATGGGCTTCAAAATCTTTGGTGGGCGTCGCAGGAACTTTTGGATCTGAGCAGCGAAATGATTCTAGGAAGAAGGTGACTGCCCTTTGTACTGTCAGGTGGGAGGATAAATGACTGGATATTGCAGGGGTGCAGTCCACACTCTAATCCTCTGTGGGTTCATATGGGTGAAAAATCCACAGGGGAAGGCACCCACACCAGTGTCTGAAGAAAGAACAGACAGTCCCAACAGCTGAAACCCCTAAAACTTGGAttcatttctctctgtttttccagTTTCTCCCTGTGCCACTGAGATCCTTCAGGAAATATAGAtcctatttatttaaaacacagtTCCCTGGGTTATAATTGTGATTATCCTAGCATTTGAGTTTGAAAGGTAATTACCCTATCCTTTTGGAGGATACTCTACAGTGTCATATACATCTGAATTCAGAGTatagacttgggttcaaatcctgtgtCTGTCCTCTACTAATTATACGACATGGGCTagaccctctctgagcctcagcttccacatcTAACTTGAAGGCAACAATAGTATCATCAATATAAAAAGTAATTGGGATAATATATGACAAGAGCCTCTTAACTAGTAAGTAAtagctgttactttttttttctcctaggtTGCTATGAAGCTGAACTCTACTTCTTTTAGTTTGCAATGAAAGCAACTTACAAAAAAAATAGCCTGGAAGACACCCATGTATGCATGCTTCTTGACATTGAAAACACCTTTTTTGTTTGAAATAAACTAAATGCAGAATAAAATCATTGCAGCTACCCAGTGTTCATCTTTTTTATCAATATATTTGATtctgtattcaataaatatgacGCATATCTCACTGGCTTATCTGG contains:
- the LOC136126717 gene encoding calcitonin receptor-stimulating peptide 1-like is translated as MVFWKFPPFLVLSILVLYQAGVLHSSPFRLAFDSHFDPATLNDEELRLLLAAMVNDYEQMRARQLEKAQKTKGSSITARKRACNTATCTTHRLAGLLSRSGSMVKSNLLPTKMGFKIFGGRRRNFWI